From the Prochlorococcus sp. MIT 1223 genome, the window AACGCACCTGCCCAGAACATCATCAAGCCAGCATGGGCAGCATGCGCGGCGATAAATTTCCCTGAGCGGTTGGTCGTTCCTGAATTACCCGCGTACCAGTCATAGGTAACGTTGGGGTTCCCGTAGGTCTGCACGAGATAAGAACGTAAAAGGACCCAAAGAGCTTATTTCATAGTTGGTGAAGTGCGAGATACCTTCACATTGCTTATTAAATTTGTAGGTTTTGTACACATTTGAAGGAACATACGATACCTGTAAATCTGTAACAATCGAGACTCTTAAGGGTTTTTGCTGTTTTATGAAGTGTCTCTTGATTCTGAAGATCTCTTTTTTGGTAAATGCTTTGAATTTAATATTGACTAATATTTTTGGCTAAAACATAAAACTTACAATGGATTATTCAAGAATTATAAACAAATATTTACCAGATATAGAGCTTTTTCAAGCTAATAAACCGACGCTATTGATAATTCTTGGCTCTTTTGGAGATTTTGATAGTTTCGAGTATGGACAATTAATTTCTAGGAAACTTGAGGTTCTACAAGAGTTGAATATAAATTTAGTTGCGATTGGGATTGGTAGTCAAGAATCGAAAATCAAATTTTCTAATTTCACGAGATTGCCACATTCATTCCTGTTTAATGTAGAAAATAACTATCTTCACAATGATCTGGGCCTTGAAGATGGATATAAATATGACCTTGGCCCATTCTTTAACTTGATTTTAATGTGTACAGGGTTTAATTCTCCTGGAACTTTGAGAGAGGTACTTAGAGGCTATACAGGCGACAAGTCTTCTGAAGCAATTTTTTTAAAGGAAGAAACCATATCTTTACTACCATTCTTTTCTATAGAGACATCGTT encodes:
- a CDS encoding AhpC/TSA family protein, which gives rise to MDYSRIINKYLPDIELFQANKPTLLIILGSFGDFDSFEYGQLISRKLEVLQELNINLVAIGIGSQESKIKFSNFTRLPHSFLFNVENNYLHNDLGLEDGYKYDLGPFFNLILMCTGFNSPGTLREVLRGYTGDKSSEAIFLKEETISLLPFFSIETSLFNRLRNNKSLRPFELASQRLINMVEVLSNWNKYVPINKFIVQRGATLLFNETEQLVYSYMPKSLLCFSETMDKPLEFIDSNLRNK